From a single Silene latifolia isolate original U9 population chromosome 6, ASM4854445v1, whole genome shotgun sequence genomic region:
- the LOC141586042 gene encoding uncharacterized protein LOC141586042 isoform X3 has protein sequence MQVSQEYHDGEFSSVSGNRRKLYHMDAVLAMSICILLVDNNRASSVRESLLLRLSKYQVVTADTGKEALHMLQTTQISFNLVLAAMNLPDIDSFEFMRKVDEETRLPIVMMSDYYDPAIIMKALMGGAKLCILKPLTISDIRKLWQIQQRKVIGQKRKADELQRRNCWCIGQPSSSAWRPDVKHKLLTVDEGLPRFYSAPQVVARRNYALGTSNALPVEKQQCNLESARPCNDALADTASSSPPMAGQPIDQQANECMRYKEGSLLRRYLENHHSRKQLKRLIVVSLNKWDAVPNALSVTPPLPPSPPSDVPPISVPLALAAYIEHFLHSTMAVGRAPPGFEREVASRVASTGPSVLSEFLECDEELEPGFLEELDTEELFDAIEELRD, from the exons ATG CAAGTCAGTCAGGAGTATCATGATGGAGAATTTTCAAGTGTATCTGGGAATAGAAGGAAATTATACCA CATGGACGCAGTGTTGGCAATGAGCATTTGTATTCTACTAGTTGATAATAATCGTGCTAGTTCAGTGAGGGAGTCACTCTTGCTCAGGTTGTCTAAGTATCAAG TTGTAACCGCTGATACCGGAAAAGAAGCATTGCACATGCTTCAGACGACACAAATTAGCTTTAACTTGGTCTTGGCAGCTATGAATTTGCCAGACATTGACAGTTTTGAATTTATGAGAAAAGTGGACGAGGAAACTCGTCTTCCTATTGTTA TGATGTCAGACTATTATGATCCAGCGATTATCATGAAAGCTCTTATGGGTGGAGCCAAGCTTTGCATACTAAAGCCACTGACAATCAGTGACATTAGGAAGCTATGGCAAATCCAGCAAAGGAAAGTCATCGGGCAGAAAAGAAAGGCAGACGAACTGCAAAGAAGGAATTGCTGGTGCATCGGGCAGCCCTCGTCATCTGCTTGGAGGCCCGATGTAAAACACAAATTACTGACAGTTGACGAGGGCTTGCCCCGTTTTT ACTCTGCTCCTCAAGTTGTAGCTCGTCGTAATTACGCCCTTGGGACTTCTAACGCCCTTCCGGTAGAGAAACAGCAG TGTAACTTAGAATCCGCAAGGCCTTGTAATGATGCATTAGCTGATACTGCTTCGAGCTCGCCTCCCATGGCTGGCCAACCCATCGACCAACAGGCCAATGAATGCATGAGATACAAAGAAGGATCTCTCTTACGGAGGTACCTCGAGAACCACCATAGTCGGAAACAGTTGAAAAGACTCATTGTGGTATCCTTGAATAAATGGGATGCTGTTCCAAATGCTTTGTCAGTCACACCACCACTGCCGCCGTCACCACCTTCAGATGTCCCACCAATCTCAGTGCCACTCGCTTTGGCCGCCTATATTGAACATTTTCTCCATTCTACTATGGCTGTGGGACGTGCACCACCAGGTTTCGAGCGTGAAGTGGCATCGAGGGTGGCATCAACTGGCCCATCAGTCTTATCAGAGTTCCTGGAATGTGATGAAGAACTTGAACCCGGGTTCCTGGAGGAATTGGATACCGAAGAATTGTTTGACGCTATTGAGGAGCTTCGTGATTGA
- the LOC141586040 gene encoding ubiquitin-related modifier 1 homolog 2: protein MQLTLEFGGGLELLCDSVKVHNVKVDLIDGEDKLTMKGLLSWVRTNLIKERPEMFMKGDTVRPGVLVLVNDCDWELSGQLDTMLDDKDVVVFISTLHGG from the exons ATGCAGCTCACTCTTGAATTTGG AGGAGGCCTTGAACTTCTGTGTGACTCTGTAAAAGTCCATAATGTGAAGGTGGACCTAATTGATGGTGAAGATAAG CTAACGATGAAAGGTCTGTTGTCGTGGGTACGAACAAACCTGATAAAAGAGAGACCAGAGATGTTTATGAAAGGAGATACTGT GAGACCTGGAGTTCTCGTGCTGGTGAATGACTGCGATTGGGAACTCAGTGGACAACTTGACACGATGCTAGATGACAAGGACGTGGTCGTCTTTATCTCCACTCTACACGGGGGATAA
- the LOC141586045 gene encoding putative glutathione S-transferase, with product MGEVKVHRMWRSPFSWRVELALKLKGIDFEIIDEDLKNKSDLLIKYNPVHKKVPVLVHDGKPVVESLVILEYIDETWKENSLLPTDPYERAQARFWASFIDDKIFPAARKAIMSRGEDVEKAQEEFDSALKIFEKEIEGKGLFGGSKIGYLDIAALLVCFWIPVFQEAVGKDVLTREKFPTFYAWSDGLLGHPFMKENLPNREEFVASYRARFAPST from the exons ATGGGAGAAGTGAAAGTGCATAGAATGTGGAGAAGTCCATTTAGTTGGAGAGTAGAATTAGCTTTGAAACTTAAGGGTATTGATTTTGAAATTATTGATGAAGATTTGAAGAATAAGAGCGACTTATTGATCAAATACAACCCGGTCCATAAGAAGGTCCCTGTCCTTGTCCATGACGGTAAACCCGTTGTCGAGTCGTTGGTGATCTTGGAATATATCGATGAGACTTGGAAGGAAAACTCGCTCTTGCCTACTGACCCTTATGAGCGAGCTCAGGCTCGGTTTTGGGCTAGTTTTATTGATGATAAG ATCTTTCCAGCTGCGAGAAAGGCGATAATGAGTCGAGGAGAGGATGTCGAAAAGGCCCAAGAAGAGTTCGACTCAGCGCTCAAGATATTCGAGAAGGAAATAGAGGGAAAAGGATTATTTGGTGGAAGTAAAATTGGATATCTAGACATAGCTGCCTTATTAGTATGTTTCTGGATTCCGGTTTTTCAAGAGGCTGTTGGGAAAGACGTTCTTACAAGAGAGAAATTTCCGACATTCTACGCTTGGAGCGATGGGCTCTTAGGCCACCCGTTTATGAAAGAAAACCTCCCTAATAGGGAGGAGTTTGTGGCCTCTTATCGCGCCCGCTTTGCGCCTTCTACTTAG
- the LOC141586042 gene encoding uncharacterized protein LOC141586042 isoform X4 — MDAVLAMSICILLVDNNRASSVRESLLLRLSKYQVVTADTGKEALHMLQTTQISFNLVLAAMNLPDIDSFEFMRKVDEETRLPIVMMSDYYDPAIIMKALMGGAKLCILKPLTISDIRKLWQIQQRKVIGQKRKADELQRRNCWCIGQPSSSAWRPDVKHKLLTVDEGLPRFYSAPQVVARRNYALGTSNALPVEKQQCNLESARPCNDALADTASSSPPMAGQPIDQQANECMRYKEGSLLRRYLENHHSRKQLKRLIVVSLNKWDAVPNALSVTPPLPPSPPSDVPPISVPLALAAYIEHFLHSTMAVGRAPPGFEREVASRVASTGPSVLSEFLECDEELEPGFLEELDTEELFDAIEELRD; from the exons ATGGACGCAGTGTTGGCAATGAGCATTTGTATTCTACTAGTTGATAATAATCGTGCTAGTTCAGTGAGGGAGTCACTCTTGCTCAGGTTGTCTAAGTATCAAG TTGTAACCGCTGATACCGGAAAAGAAGCATTGCACATGCTTCAGACGACACAAATTAGCTTTAACTTGGTCTTGGCAGCTATGAATTTGCCAGACATTGACAGTTTTGAATTTATGAGAAAAGTGGACGAGGAAACTCGTCTTCCTATTGTTA TGATGTCAGACTATTATGATCCAGCGATTATCATGAAAGCTCTTATGGGTGGAGCCAAGCTTTGCATACTAAAGCCACTGACAATCAGTGACATTAGGAAGCTATGGCAAATCCAGCAAAGGAAAGTCATCGGGCAGAAAAGAAAGGCAGACGAACTGCAAAGAAGGAATTGCTGGTGCATCGGGCAGCCCTCGTCATCTGCTTGGAGGCCCGATGTAAAACACAAATTACTGACAGTTGACGAGGGCTTGCCCCGTTTTT ACTCTGCTCCTCAAGTTGTAGCTCGTCGTAATTACGCCCTTGGGACTTCTAACGCCCTTCCGGTAGAGAAACAGCAG TGTAACTTAGAATCCGCAAGGCCTTGTAATGATGCATTAGCTGATACTGCTTCGAGCTCGCCTCCCATGGCTGGCCAACCCATCGACCAACAGGCCAATGAATGCATGAGATACAAAGAAGGATCTCTCTTACGGAGGTACCTCGAGAACCACCATAGTCGGAAACAGTTGAAAAGACTCATTGTGGTATCCTTGAATAAATGGGATGCTGTTCCAAATGCTTTGTCAGTCACACCACCACTGCCGCCGTCACCACCTTCAGATGTCCCACCAATCTCAGTGCCACTCGCTTTGGCCGCCTATATTGAACATTTTCTCCATTCTACTATGGCTGTGGGACGTGCACCACCAGGTTTCGAGCGTGAAGTGGCATCGAGGGTGGCATCAACTGGCCCATCAGTCTTATCAGAGTTCCTGGAATGTGATGAAGAACTTGAACCCGGGTTCCTGGAGGAATTGGATACCGAAGAATTGTTTGACGCTATTGAGGAGCTTCGTGATTGA
- the LOC141586041 gene encoding flap endonuclease GEN-like 1 isoform X2 — protein MGVGGNFWELLKPYAKYEGFDYLRNKKVAVDLSYWIVQHETALKSSNVKNPHLRLTFFRTINLFSKFGAFPVFIVDGKPSPLKSQARIARYFRLSGSDMKDLPLIEEGVSVDRNKFFVKCVEECVELLNLLGMPVLTALGEAEALCAQLNSEGLVDACITADSDAFLFGAKCVIKHLNPKSKEPIECYHMEDIELNLGLRRKHLVAVALLVGTDHNLSGVPGIGMETALRFVEKFSEDEVLQRLHEISSGSILPLDADFGSPRKCARISTESPQGPKTPHCSLCGHPGSKTTHRKVPCEYCQSSSGINCSKKSPGFKCECAACDWKREEKEHRKTENWCLKVCKKIKECSFSSNEIAELYLGNEVVEGIRPCLSWKKPDLEMLVDFSAYYLHWDPFYFYTIKWRKSMSVTSNVEDSVSSERYSVGSDIQFEEILMDESLNSLDELDVPQVHIDGGCHYVSSDENLELVQNAFPADVDRFLKQKEVKESKRKSRYSEGTVETPRTPNMRGDQMAITDYYRSSKTLKEAKSSEDFVTGSETYRLKGKSKVSSETLPKSVRRRLLFG, from the exons atgggAGTTGGAGGAAATTTCTGGGAATTACTAAAACCCTATGCAAAATATGAGGGTTTTGATTATCTAAGAAACAAAAAAGTTGCTGTTGATCTCTCTTATTGGATTGTACAACATGAAACTGCTCTTAAATCTTCCAATGTCAAAAACCCTCATCTTAGACTCACTTTCTTCCGTACCATCAATCTTTTCTCAAAG TTTGGAGCGTTTCCGGTATTTATCGTTGATGGAAAGCCGTCTCCACTGAAGTCTCAAGCGAGGATTGCACGATATTTCAGATTGTCTGGCAGTGATATGAAAGATCTTCCTCTAATTGAAGAGGGTGTTTCGGTTGACCGGAACAAGTTTTTTGTAAAGTGTGTCGAGGAATGTGTG GAGCTTCTCAATCTTCTCGGGATGCCTGTTCTAACAGCTTTAGGTGAGGCTGAAGCACTTTGTGCTCAGTTAAATAGTGAAGGTTTAGTGGATGCTTGCATTACAGCTGATAGCGACGCGTTCCTTTTTGGGGCTAAATGTGTGATAAAGCATTTGAATCCTAAATCAAAA GAACCAATTGAATGCTATCACATGGAAGATATTGAACTAAATCTGGGTTTAAGAAGGAAACACCTTGTAGCTGTTGCTCTTTTAGTTGGTACTGACCACAATCTAAGTGGAGTGCCAGGAATAGGAATGGAAACCGCTCTTCGTTTTGTCGAAAAATTTAGTGAAGATGAAGTTCTACAGAG ATTACATGAAATAAGTTCTGGATCCATACTTCCATTGGACGCTGATTTTGGTTCTCCTCGCAAGTGTGCAAGAATTTCGACAGAATCACCTCAGGGACCAAAAACTCCACATTGCTCTTTGTGCGGTCATCCAGGCAGCAAGACTACCCATCGCAAAGTCCCTTGTGAATATTGTCAAAGCAGTAGTGGCATTAACTGTAGTAAAAAATCCCCTGGGTTCAAATGTGAATGCGCTGCTTGTGACTGG AAACGGGAAGAAAAGGAACATAGGAAAACAGAAAACTGGTGCCTAAAAGTGTGCAAGAAGATAAAGGAGTGCAGTTTCTCCAGCAATGAAATCGCTGAACTGTATTTGGGAAATGAAG TTGTTGAGGGTATCAGGCCTTGCCTATCTTGGAAAAAGCCAGATTTGGAAATGTTGGTTGATTTTTCAGCTTATTATCTTCACTGGGATCCATTTTAT TTTTATACGATCAAGTGGAGGAAATCCATGTCAGTGACGAGCAATGTTGAGGATTCAGTATCTTCTGAACGGTATTCTGTTGGATCTGACATTCAATTTGAAGAAATTCTTATGGATGAATCTCTCAATTCTTTGGATGAGCTGGATGTGCCTCAGGTACACATTGATGGTGGCTGCCACTATGTATCctcagatgaaaatttggagttaGTCCAGAATGCTTTTCCAGCAGACGTTGACCGCTTTTTAAAGCAGAAA GAAGTTAAAGAATCGAAAAGAAAATCTAGGTATAGTGAAGGAACTGTTGAAACCCCACGAACTCCAAACATGAGAGGAGATCAGATGGCAATTACAGACTACTACCGTTCAAGCAAAACACTAAAGGAGGCCAAAAGTTCTGAGGATTTCGTTACAGGTTCAGAGACATATCGTTTGAAGGGGAAGAGCAAGGTCTCAAGTGAAACCCTTCCTAAATCTGTGAGACGTCGTCTTTTGTTTGGCTAA
- the LOC141586042 gene encoding uncharacterized protein LOC141586042 isoform X2, protein MSREHSLCLNLKAIFFILTTAHVFVSKLFLSYRLLYGQQQVSQEYHDGEFSSVSGNRRKLYHMDAVLAMSICILLVDNNRASSVRESLLLRLSKYQVVTADTGKEALHMLQTTQISFNLVLAAMNLPDIDSFEFMRKVDEETRLPIVMMSDYYDPAIIMKALMGGAKLCILKPLTISDIRKLWQIQQRKVIGQKRKADELQRRNCWCIGQPSSSAWRPDVKHKLLTVDEGLPRFYSAPQVVARRNYALGTSNALPVEKQQCNLESARPCNDALADTASSSPPMAGQPIDQQANECMRYKEGSLLRRYLENHHSRKQLKRLIVVSLNKWDAVPNALSVTPPLPPSPPSDVPPISVPLALAAYIEHFLHSTMAVGRAPPGFEREVASRVASTGPSVLSEFLECDEELEPGFLEELDTEELFDAIEELRD, encoded by the exons ATGTCTAGGGAACATAGTTTGTGCCTCAACTTAAAAGCAATTTTCTTCATTCTTACTACTGCTCATGTATTTGTGTCTAAGTTGTTTCTGAGCTACAGATTACTTTATGGACAGCAGCAAGTCAGTCAGGAGTATCATGATGGAGAATTTTCAAGTGTATCTGGGAATAGAAGGAAATTATACCA CATGGACGCAGTGTTGGCAATGAGCATTTGTATTCTACTAGTTGATAATAATCGTGCTAGTTCAGTGAGGGAGTCACTCTTGCTCAGGTTGTCTAAGTATCAAG TTGTAACCGCTGATACCGGAAAAGAAGCATTGCACATGCTTCAGACGACACAAATTAGCTTTAACTTGGTCTTGGCAGCTATGAATTTGCCAGACATTGACAGTTTTGAATTTATGAGAAAAGTGGACGAGGAAACTCGTCTTCCTATTGTTA TGATGTCAGACTATTATGATCCAGCGATTATCATGAAAGCTCTTATGGGTGGAGCCAAGCTTTGCATACTAAAGCCACTGACAATCAGTGACATTAGGAAGCTATGGCAAATCCAGCAAAGGAAAGTCATCGGGCAGAAAAGAAAGGCAGACGAACTGCAAAGAAGGAATTGCTGGTGCATCGGGCAGCCCTCGTCATCTGCTTGGAGGCCCGATGTAAAACACAAATTACTGACAGTTGACGAGGGCTTGCCCCGTTTTT ACTCTGCTCCTCAAGTTGTAGCTCGTCGTAATTACGCCCTTGGGACTTCTAACGCCCTTCCGGTAGAGAAACAGCAG TGTAACTTAGAATCCGCAAGGCCTTGTAATGATGCATTAGCTGATACTGCTTCGAGCTCGCCTCCCATGGCTGGCCAACCCATCGACCAACAGGCCAATGAATGCATGAGATACAAAGAAGGATCTCTCTTACGGAGGTACCTCGAGAACCACCATAGTCGGAAACAGTTGAAAAGACTCATTGTGGTATCCTTGAATAAATGGGATGCTGTTCCAAATGCTTTGTCAGTCACACCACCACTGCCGCCGTCACCACCTTCAGATGTCCCACCAATCTCAGTGCCACTCGCTTTGGCCGCCTATATTGAACATTTTCTCCATTCTACTATGGCTGTGGGACGTGCACCACCAGGTTTCGAGCGTGAAGTGGCATCGAGGGTGGCATCAACTGGCCCATCAGTCTTATCAGAGTTCCTGGAATGTGATGAAGAACTTGAACCCGGGTTCCTGGAGGAATTGGATACCGAAGAATTGTTTGACGCTATTGAGGAGCTTCGTGATTGA
- the LOC141586042 gene encoding uncharacterized protein LOC141586042 isoform X1: MHGNNKLLKSSDTRTSCQHGPRVLQFFFWKLCNLYDLGLKSTACKSVRSIMMENFQVYLGIEGNYTMFSSMDAVLAMSICILLVDNNRASSVRESLLLRLSKYQVVTADTGKEALHMLQTTQISFNLVLAAMNLPDIDSFEFMRKVDEETRLPIVMMSDYYDPAIIMKALMGGAKLCILKPLTISDIRKLWQIQQRKVIGQKRKADELQRRNCWCIGQPSSSAWRPDVKHKLLTVDEGLPRFYSAPQVVARRNYALGTSNALPVEKQQCNLESARPCNDALADTASSSPPMAGQPIDQQANECMRYKEGSLLRRYLENHHSRKQLKRLIVVSLNKWDAVPNALSVTPPLPPSPPSDVPPISVPLALAAYIEHFLHSTMAVGRAPPGFEREVASRVASTGPSVLSEFLECDEELEPGFLEELDTEELFDAIEELRD; the protein is encoded by the exons ATGCATGGAAACAATAAACTTCTGAAATCTTCGGATACTCGGACTTCATGCCAGCATGGCCCACGAGTACTGCAATTTTTTTTCTGGAAGCTTTGCAATCTGTATGATCTTGGCTTGAAGTCAACAGCATG CAAGTCAGTCAGGAGTATCATGATGGAGAATTTTCAAGTGTATCTGGGAATAGAAGGAAATTATACCA TGTTTAGCAGCATGGACGCAGTGTTGGCAATGAGCATTTGTATTCTACTAGTTGATAATAATCGTGCTAGTTCAGTGAGGGAGTCACTCTTGCTCAGGTTGTCTAAGTATCAAG TTGTAACCGCTGATACCGGAAAAGAAGCATTGCACATGCTTCAGACGACACAAATTAGCTTTAACTTGGTCTTGGCAGCTATGAATTTGCCAGACATTGACAGTTTTGAATTTATGAGAAAAGTGGACGAGGAAACTCGTCTTCCTATTGTTA TGATGTCAGACTATTATGATCCAGCGATTATCATGAAAGCTCTTATGGGTGGAGCCAAGCTTTGCATACTAAAGCCACTGACAATCAGTGACATTAGGAAGCTATGGCAAATCCAGCAAAGGAAAGTCATCGGGCAGAAAAGAAAGGCAGACGAACTGCAAAGAAGGAATTGCTGGTGCATCGGGCAGCCCTCGTCATCTGCTTGGAGGCCCGATGTAAAACACAAATTACTGACAGTTGACGAGGGCTTGCCCCGTTTTT ACTCTGCTCCTCAAGTTGTAGCTCGTCGTAATTACGCCCTTGGGACTTCTAACGCCCTTCCGGTAGAGAAACAGCAG TGTAACTTAGAATCCGCAAGGCCTTGTAATGATGCATTAGCTGATACTGCTTCGAGCTCGCCTCCCATGGCTGGCCAACCCATCGACCAACAGGCCAATGAATGCATGAGATACAAAGAAGGATCTCTCTTACGGAGGTACCTCGAGAACCACCATAGTCGGAAACAGTTGAAAAGACTCATTGTGGTATCCTTGAATAAATGGGATGCTGTTCCAAATGCTTTGTCAGTCACACCACCACTGCCGCCGTCACCACCTTCAGATGTCCCACCAATCTCAGTGCCACTCGCTTTGGCCGCCTATATTGAACATTTTCTCCATTCTACTATGGCTGTGGGACGTGCACCACCAGGTTTCGAGCGTGAAGTGGCATCGAGGGTGGCATCAACTGGCCCATCAGTCTTATCAGAGTTCCTGGAATGTGATGAAGAACTTGAACCCGGGTTCCTGGAGGAATTGGATACCGAAGAATTGTTTGACGCTATTGAGGAGCTTCGTGATTGA
- the LOC141586046 gene encoding uncharacterized protein LOC141586046 — MENMITEAPPPLQHLTELIQSLEQASHMAKQLPTTSDADHRRIIFSALNSAVASLSSFISVHNSDDGGGENGGDEPMMIADDGGGGGGGEEEEMSSKDSTMEKVEEKMREFLYIQNKRPKRPLSPVAAAMAERQGFEERESVRVPVAEFDPVETRLRNLDLVYQFHA; from the coding sequence ATGGAGAACATGATCACAGAAGCTCCGCCGCCATTGCAGCACTTAACCGAGCTAATACAATCACTTGAACAAGCTTCTCACATGGCAAAACAACTTCCGACAACCTCCGACGCCGATCACCGCCGTATTATATTCTCCGCCCTCAACTCCGCCGTCGCCTCCTTATCCTCCTTCATCTCCGTCCACAATTCCGACGACGGCGGCGGCGAAAATGGTGGAGATGAGCCGATGATGATCGCCGACGACGGCGGCGGTGGTGGAGGCGGCGAGGAGGAGGAAATGAGTTCGAAGGATTCGACGATGGAAAAGGTGGAGGAGAAGATGAGAGAGTTTCTATATATTCAGAATAAGCGGCCGAAACGACCGCTTTCTCCTGTGGCGGCGGCGATGGCGGAGAGGCAGGGTTTTGAGGAGAGGGAGAGTGTTAGGGTTCCGGTAGCGGAGTTTGATCCGGTTGAAACTAGGTTGCGGAATTTGGACCTTGTTTATCAATTTCATGCGTAA
- the LOC141586041 gene encoding flap endonuclease GEN-like 1 isoform X1, translating into MGVGGNFWELLKPYAKYEGFDYLRNKKVAVDLSYWIVQHETALKSSNVKNPHLRLTFFRTINLFSKFGAFPVFIVDGKPSPLKSQARIARYFRLSGSDMKDLPLIEEGVSVDRNKFFVKCVEECVELLNLLGMPVLTALGEAEALCAQLNSEGLVDACITADSDAFLFGAKCVIKHLNPKSKEPIECYHMEDIELNLGLRRKHLVAVALLVGTDHNLSGVPGIGMETALRFVEKFSEDEVLQRLHEISSGSILPLDADFGSPRKCARISTESPQGPKTPHCSLCGHPGSKTTHRKVPCEYCQSSSGINCSKKSPGFKCECAACDWKREEKEHRKTENWCLKVCKKIKECSFSSNEIAELYLGNEVVEGIRPCLSWKKPDLEMLVDFSAYYLHWDPFYVRQRIFPMLSTIFLREKALNSEDVLLDGQYEFDSIQRLKIRCGHQFYTIKWRKSMSVTSNVEDSVSSERYSVGSDIQFEEILMDESLNSLDELDVPQVHIDGGCHYVSSDENLELVQNAFPADVDRFLKQKEVKESKRKSRYSEGTVETPRTPNMRGDQMAITDYYRSSKTLKEAKSSEDFVTGSETYRLKGKSKVSSETLPKSVRRRLLFG; encoded by the exons atgggAGTTGGAGGAAATTTCTGGGAATTACTAAAACCCTATGCAAAATATGAGGGTTTTGATTATCTAAGAAACAAAAAAGTTGCTGTTGATCTCTCTTATTGGATTGTACAACATGAAACTGCTCTTAAATCTTCCAATGTCAAAAACCCTCATCTTAGACTCACTTTCTTCCGTACCATCAATCTTTTCTCAAAG TTTGGAGCGTTTCCGGTATTTATCGTTGATGGAAAGCCGTCTCCACTGAAGTCTCAAGCGAGGATTGCACGATATTTCAGATTGTCTGGCAGTGATATGAAAGATCTTCCTCTAATTGAAGAGGGTGTTTCGGTTGACCGGAACAAGTTTTTTGTAAAGTGTGTCGAGGAATGTGTG GAGCTTCTCAATCTTCTCGGGATGCCTGTTCTAACAGCTTTAGGTGAGGCTGAAGCACTTTGTGCTCAGTTAAATAGTGAAGGTTTAGTGGATGCTTGCATTACAGCTGATAGCGACGCGTTCCTTTTTGGGGCTAAATGTGTGATAAAGCATTTGAATCCTAAATCAAAA GAACCAATTGAATGCTATCACATGGAAGATATTGAACTAAATCTGGGTTTAAGAAGGAAACACCTTGTAGCTGTTGCTCTTTTAGTTGGTACTGACCACAATCTAAGTGGAGTGCCAGGAATAGGAATGGAAACCGCTCTTCGTTTTGTCGAAAAATTTAGTGAAGATGAAGTTCTACAGAG ATTACATGAAATAAGTTCTGGATCCATACTTCCATTGGACGCTGATTTTGGTTCTCCTCGCAAGTGTGCAAGAATTTCGACAGAATCACCTCAGGGACCAAAAACTCCACATTGCTCTTTGTGCGGTCATCCAGGCAGCAAGACTACCCATCGCAAAGTCCCTTGTGAATATTGTCAAAGCAGTAGTGGCATTAACTGTAGTAAAAAATCCCCTGGGTTCAAATGTGAATGCGCTGCTTGTGACTGG AAACGGGAAGAAAAGGAACATAGGAAAACAGAAAACTGGTGCCTAAAAGTGTGCAAGAAGATAAAGGAGTGCAGTTTCTCCAGCAATGAAATCGCTGAACTGTATTTGGGAAATGAAG TTGTTGAGGGTATCAGGCCTTGCCTATCTTGGAAAAAGCCAGATTTGGAAATGTTGGTTGATTTTTCAGCTTATTATCTTCACTGGGATCCATTTTATGTAAGGCAGCGAATATTTCCAATGCTCTCCACCATTTTCTTGAGAGAAAAGGCTTTGAATTCTGAAGATGTTTTATTAGATGGCCAATATGAATTTGACTCAATTCAACGACTAAAAATTCGTTGTGGTCATCAGTTTTATACGATCAAGTGGAGGAAATCCATGTCAGTGACGAGCAATGTTGAGGATTCAGTATCTTCTGAACGGTATTCTGTTGGATCTGACATTCAATTTGAAGAAATTCTTATGGATGAATCTCTCAATTCTTTGGATGAGCTGGATGTGCCTCAGGTACACATTGATGGTGGCTGCCACTATGTATCctcagatgaaaatttggagttaGTCCAGAATGCTTTTCCAGCAGACGTTGACCGCTTTTTAAAGCAGAAA GAAGTTAAAGAATCGAAAAGAAAATCTAGGTATAGTGAAGGAACTGTTGAAACCCCACGAACTCCAAACATGAGAGGAGATCAGATGGCAATTACAGACTACTACCGTTCAAGCAAAACACTAAAGGAGGCCAAAAGTTCTGAGGATTTCGTTACAGGTTCAGAGACATATCGTTTGAAGGGGAAGAGCAAGGTCTCAAGTGAAACCCTTCCTAAATCTGTGAGACGTCGTCTTTTGTTTGGCTAA